The following proteins are co-located in the Malassezia restricta chromosome II, complete sequence genome:
- a CDS encoding serine/threonine-protein kinase yields the protein MSWQADHHYRSAVQDMDRSMAHRHGRDHTSVDERVAVTAASSSSLSTAAPAISAPLPYTYEASSMSYDHGSIPHSASVTHLASPVASKSTMPGSFSMTELPRYDDHATQSHHASYGKDDPTQPFPELNAAALPSTPQALNPIRTPMEPVTPISEAPKKDAITTPLRSSETGRTAAWTPQRGIPSSESMDSIRSASQTPSKSLSSAANRVAGTLSRLTRFRNRQHARTQHAESESSTRSSTSATSASLTSAPILAPAAVPDTNAAHDASDSRRTPRKYQDRHDLETNDRSGPHQQVSSVDAQFRRFEMIGRGSYGAVYRGMHVPTNRVVALKVIDLDTPDFDVSEIWHEVALLSQIRNARPKNIVRYWGCWLNGPTLCIAMDYYEGGSVRTLMKTGPIAERFAAVITREVLVALNYIHSLGIIHRDLKAANLLVTRTGQVMLCDFGVAASFVQGSARGKRSTFIGTPYWMAPEVILEGKTYDYKADIWSLGITVYEMVTGNPPYSQHDQLQAISIIPKNQPPRLPDQAGYSPLLQEFVAVCLDVEPSDRIPADELARMRWIKTHAKIPVSILTELLVMYHKWTQAGGTRTSLLPPVQSIRAEETPQPEWQFEETPLDSPPSTQEAEAPISPPVDHPLKKLFDQETEENAAHTRAVTSTPKNVHATIHKPLITPSSRTNTRPAPAGFSGTGSVPFRFGLGSRAAETSKSKALASHVSADAMDDAKMETNSDEAPPPTDLPHTTSSSSICPSPPLRESRSSTSLPSLRQEDSVESTPTSPVLRRVGHIPNRTMRQAPVRTLRLMSSPSTLVRETPNGKHSIDEGHNNPLLFLEEPYTGLRTHSGSHGPRSRGSSGLGETRSRSGTSRSVRSAPSKHKDNEVDGASEARNQSTVTALTSSASMTSIVSPTGAHQRSQHGGSDPTMMATKMRSDQQFSNASMNHERDLSTKASEDDLSTPWTIPTTPDSPGTQHTTSPNDVFQAPVIPVASFEGPPLRTLDYRALINRQDLQAEMARTVEDLGTWLDALSSGLESVLHPTTPPLHHIDPRGI from the coding sequence ATGTCATGGCAAGCCGATCATCATTATCGCTCGGCAGTCCAAGACATGGACCGGTCCATGGCGCACCGTCATGGCAGGGATCATACGTCCGTGGATGAACGTGTGGCGGTAAccgccgcatcgtcgtcgtctcTGTCGacagctgcgcctgccaTCTCTGCGCCACTACCGTACACGTACGAGGCTTCAAGCATGTCTTATGACCATGGCTCTATACCGCATTCCGCTTCCGTGACGCACCTTGCATCGCCTGTCGCATCCAAGTCCACCATGCCTGGCTCTTTCAGCATGACGGAGCTTCCCCGCTATGATGACCACGCAACACAGTCGCATCATGCTTCGTATGGTAAGGATGATCCTACGCAGCCTTTTCCCGAGCTAAACGCGGCTGCGTTGCCGTCAACACCCCAAGCCTTGAATCCGATTCGTACACCGATGGAGCCCGTCACACCTATATCCGAGGCACCCAAGAAGGATGCCATCACCACACCCTTGCGCTCGAGTGAAACAGGCCGCACGGCAGCATGGACACCACAGCGGGGCATTCCCAGCAGCGAGTCCATGGACTCGATTCGGTCCGCGTCGCAAACCCCTAGCAAATCGCTCAGCTCCGCAGCCAATCGCGTCGCCGGAACATTGTCCCGACTCACCCGCTTTCGAAACCGGCAGCATGCACGTACGCAACACGCTGAGTCGGAATCATCGACTCGGTCATCTACCTCTGCTACCTCTGCGTCTTTGACTTCAGCACCCATTCTCGCGCCTGCCGCCGTGCCTGACACGAACGCTGCACATGATGCTTCAGATTCGAGAAGAACGCCTCGAAAGTATCAGGACCGACATGACCTCGAGACGAATGATCGCTCGGGCCCACATCAGCAGGTCTCGTCTGTCGATGCTCAGTTCCGTCGCTTTGAAATGATAGGACGTGGTTCGTACGGTGCTGTGTACCGTGGCATGCATGTTCCGACCAACCGCGTTGTAGCACTGAAAGTGATTGATCTGGACACGCCAGACTTTGATGTATCGGAAATATGGCACGAGGTCGCTCTGCTAAGTCAGATCCGCAACGCGCGGCCCAAGAACATCGTGCGCTACTGGGGCTGTTGGCTCAATGGACCAACACTGTGTATCGCGATGGACTATTACGAAGGAGGCAGTGTTCGAACATTAATGAAGACGGGACCGATCGCCGAGCGCTTTGCTGCGGTGATAACGCGCGAGGTTCTCGTGGCACTCAATTATATCCATTCGCTAGGTATTATCCATCGAGATCTCAAGGCAGCCAACTTATTGGTGACCCGCACTGGCCAAGTCATGTTGTGCGACTTTGGCGTAGCTGCGTCATTTGTCCAGGGCAGTGCTCGTGGAAAGCGCTCGACATTTatcggcacgccgtacTGGATGGCGCCCGAAGTGATTTTAGAGGGCAAAACCTACGACTACAAAGCAGATATATGGAGTCTGGGCATCACGGTGTATGAAATGGTGACGGGCAACCCTCCATATTCACAGCACGATCAGCTACAGGCTATTTCAATTATACCCAAGAACCAGCCGCCACGTTTGCCTGATCAAGCCGGGTATTCTCCGCTCCTGCAGGAATTTGTTGCCGTGTGTCTGGATGTGGAACCCAGCGATCGGATACCAGCAGACGAGCTCGCACGAATGCGATGGATCAAGACCCATGCCAAAATACCAGTGAGTATTCTCACAGAGCTTTTGGTCATGTACCACAAGTGGACACAGGCCGGTGGTACACGCACAAGTCTCTTACCTCCGGTGCAGTCCATCAGGGCAGAGGAAACCCCTCAACCAGAGTGGCAGTTCGAAGAGACACCGTTGGATTCACCCCCCTCAACACAAGAAGCCGAAGCGCCCATCAGTCCACCGGTAGATCACCCCCTGAAAAAACTCTTTGACCAGGAAACGGAGGAGAATGCTGCACACACACGTGCTGTTACCAGCACGCCCAAGAATGTCCATGCAACGATACATAAGCCGCTGATCACACCAAGTTCACGCACAAATACCCGCCCGGCTCCTGCAGGATTCTCAGGCACGGGCAGTGTTCCTTTTCGATTCGGACTAGGCAGCCGAGCTGCCGAGACATCCAAATCCAAGGCACTTGCTTCGCATGTTTCCGCGGATGCGATGGACGATGCTAAGATGGAGACGAAcagcgacgaggcgccgccaccgacaGATTTGCCCCATACgacgtcgtcttcgtccatCTGTCCATCGCCACCACTGCGAGAATCACGCTCTAGCACATCCCTTCCTTCTTTGCGACAAGAAGATTCCGTCGAGTCTACGCCTACGTCCCCTGTTCTTCGACGCGTCGGGCACATACCCAATAGGACGATGCGGCAAGCACCCGTACGAACCCTTCGTCTGATGTCATCGCCATCGACTCTGGTGCGGGAGACCCCGAATGGAAAACACAGCATAGATGAGGGGCACAATAATCCGCTGCTGTTCTTGGAAGAGCCGTATACAGGTCTCCGGACGCATAGCGGATCCCATGGCCCGCGCAGTCGTGGAAGTAGCGGGCTTGGAGAGACCCGCAGTCGGTCAGGAACAAGCCGGTCAGTGCGCTCTGCGCCATCGAAGCACAAAGACAACGAAGTGGATGGAGCGTCAGAGGCTAGAAACCAAAGTACGGTGACCGCACTCACATCCTCGGCATCAATGACGTCCATCGTGTCGCCAACAGGGGCTCATCAGCGTAGTCAGCATGGTGGGTCGGATCCAACTATGATGGCGACCAAAATGCGATCTGATCAGCAATTTTCTAACGCATCCATGAATCATGAGCGCGATTTGTCTACAAAGGCATCTGAAGACGATCTGTCAACACCCTGGACGATACCCACGACGCCCGATTCCCCAGGCACGCAACATACTACATCTCCGAATGATGTGTTCCAAGCGCCAGTCATACCTGTCGCATCGTTCGAAGGACCGCCTTTGCGCACGTTAGACTACAGAGCACTGATTAACCGCCAAGACTTGCAGGCAGAAATGGCCCGAACGGTCGAGGACCTAGGCACTTGGTTGGATGCTCTATCGTCGGGGCTCGAGAGCGTGTTGCATCCGACTACACCGCCCCTCCACCATATAGACCCACGTGGTATATAG
- a CDS encoding NADH dehydrogenase (ubiquinone) Fe-S protein 7: protein MVMLTAPTRTVLSAPYGVSCFARAAASRSLHQSVAARREAAPSRQVAQVGSNQLSLETPRNTVEYTLSTLDKIVNWARQSSAWPMTFGLACCAVEMMHASGPRYDQDRLGIVFRATPRQSDIMIVAGTLTNKMAPALRKVYDQMPEPRWVISMGSCANGGGYYHYSYSVVRGCDRIVPVDLYVPGCPPSAEALLYGILQLQRKIRRSRQAVLWYRK, encoded by the exons ATGGTAATGCTCACAGCCCCTACAAGGACCGTGCTGTCGGCTCCGTACG GTGTGTCGTGCttcgcacgcgctgctgcgtccCGATCGCTGCATCAGTCTGTggctgcgcgacgtgagGCCGCTCCCTCGCGGCAGGTGGCACAGGTTGGTAGCAACCAGCTGAGTCTCGAGACGCCACGCAACACGGTGGAATATACTCTCTCTACATTGGACAAGATTGTGAACTGGGCGCGTCAGAGCTCGGCCTGGCCCATGACGTTCGGGTTGGCGTGTTGTGCCGTAGAAATGATGCATGCGTCCGGCCCTCGATACGACCAGGACCGACTTGGTATTGTCTTCCGTGCCACACCGCGCCAGAGTGATATTATGATTGTGGCCGGTACGCTCACTAACAAAATGGCGCCTGCTCTGCGCAAGGTGTACGATCAGATGCCCGAGCCTCGTTGGGTCATTTCCATGGGCTCCTGTGCCAATGGAGGTGGCTACTACCACTACAGCTACAGCGTCGTCCGTGGCTGCGACCGCATTGTGCCCGTGGACCTCTACGTACCGGGCTGTCCGCCAAGCGCCGAAGCCCTGCTGTACGGTATCCTGCAGTTGCAGCGCAAGATCCGTCGGTCACGCCAGGCTGTGCTTTGGTACCGCAAGTAA
- a CDS encoding serine/threonine-protein kinase RIM15 codes for MSPRHRVDTKRTTSGMDQHSTDPRRRSLGWGMASLPPTHAHAKRRDVSVESVLSDSTYPRTATHGPSRRGPGGIDTPHPPPLDVFGTDLSRLAQDDRATPTGLLELDPDTPTTSGSETDEPWPPPRSASHSSSARQPLASRRRASSARPVSHGRGASHRASWHSRGPRPRTTGVHGSPMAFSSRPFRTIPSFSSPLALAPVLPEDEDTASPSSSGSSWRASSDWTRRHAVLGAASQGPPSRRPPRSTGPHETKSPFLLPKHALHRRAHSAYAVPRGTLLCGSPVGGPEGIDPGLIAAIQHDTPSLASAPATRRSISLAQVYAAPTTPPLDAMPSPLATSPRIGRDTIRLQRMPRSVAMANDPVIRPPSQARDAPEMSSPLPSPVDADGMSRPTILGLALALPGHTSWHASAPPPEHTDALLDARILCVSRETKMRRWHRQPQGWDDAWHRHASTHGGQRAGAHCDAVRQSLAQLHTSSAQYARLNDGIRVTCSLPELRALRRANDPPASKRDMAPRSKPRVVSEKVTTHRRTRPKASVDDASATQREWLWDELVRAKALCDAELDKTLAGLLRLSDDLLDPVDPDTTSVVVPVDGPMPLSPIERLASIAADIRSTKPHALLDRPQLCVSAVTSVQSLGAIWDAHPLWPGRGWYVELLLTLAGLSRVLGWWNAEQRFWSDDEMRPHSQPVNESKTTRSPSPASSDAPMPSSILLELSLDLRIEFVSTVWQRIVGTEPASTYGEPVSSVLASGNAALLERATRQLLESPGHTVEVALDIAVAGTPSADDPLPMTAQGMMVHHHGTPIPSHTMWVLHARQKHEPSTGEMRQGGAIGGMSSDMEAVPTDLVLCRICESDVPAWFFAKHSEMCHELHRLELSLHTCNETLWALIEAASAVRTTLSQGAVAAVYRDHEVRLDAEAAAPMLDAMLDGLNRAMSISTPHLPDDAMLTEGMRLLSPRSNGHVLSLKTWSWDRDTTDTALLLLYEDVSEAIRTKIHAVNRMCNTMVYVETVRQESEDFVASLMQDDHDEAANTTLHIHDEPAHPPVIVDTAPDEMEDTLAGVNHLLLDPIDDASDDDAWSGAQRAPMTIPRSTLPSNPELLSTPPLSPYVSTSNDSKSPRFGTSVGSFVPSSPHVLPPAQTRATATSIRDFELLKPISKGAYGSVFLAKKRTTGDIFAIKILKKADMIAKNQITNVRAERMILMNRTQSPFVVKLFFTFQSPEYLYLVMEYLPGGDCASLVKTLGALPDEWAQQYLAEMVQGLDYLHSTGVVHRDMKPDNLLIDHHGHLKLTDFGLSKLGLLGRHRPTPHTPSSAGDLPSTWAASRPGSARLSSPVPFTHVPDAALGISPMSDSPPQTEQFFRSMSQGDSNGRIVGTPDYLAPESILGVGMDDFGVDWWAVGVILFEFLHGYPPFHADTPADVFDRILSRQIAWDTDIPIAPDAYDLMNRLMCMDRKQRLGANGVEEIKTHPYFHGIDWAHLTDTDGPFVPQLTDMASTDYFDARGAVPQLWHDDHARSSVSTDPSAVGGESVSSGSGTPNEFGAFSYKNLPVLKQANDDMLRRIRMECAHGSPSSPGASISSGSSHQLPTTPSSAKPQRSWSDRSRVRVSSAMSSHSDALKSVQRHILLADVNPVSRQVLQTMLHSIGAQTTMATDGADLVQLAMGDTLYDAIFIRLGMHGIDVQDGARMIKSTRNMNAHTPIVAIISGHTHIDVAGSVFDAVLPLPNSPSFISHLLTSLQHESSSSTHMLDEATNMALAQLAL; via the coding sequence atgtcgccTCGGCACCGCGTCGACACGAAGCGCACAACGTCTGGCATGGACCAGCACAGCACCGATCCACGACGACGGTCGTTGGGATGGGGCatggcgtcgctgccacCGACGCATGCACATGCGAAGCGTCGAGACGTGTCCGTGGAAAGCGTGCTGAGCGATTCGACCTACCCACGCACCGCCACCCATGGCCCCTCGCGACGAGGGCCGGGGGGCATCGATACGCCACAcccgccgccgctggacgTGTTCGGCACGGATCTGTCGAGGCTCGCGCAGGATGATCGAGCGACGCCCACGGGCCTGTTGGAGCTGGATCCTGACACGCCGACCACGTCCGGGTCAGAGACGGACGAgccatggccgccgccgaGATCTGCGTCCCACTCCTCGTCCGCGCGCCAGCCTCTagcgtcgcgccgccgtgccagcTCCGCGCGGCCTGTGTCACACGGGCGTGGCGCATCGCACCGCGCGTCATGGCACTCGCGCGGCCCTCGTCCCAGGACAACGGGGGTGCATGGCTCGCCCATGGCGTTCTCATCGCGCCCATTCCGTACGATACCGTCGTTCTCAAGCCCGCTTGCGCTGGCGCCCGTGCTGCCTGAGGACGAGGATACCgcctcgccgtcgtcgtcgggctcttcgtggcgcgcgtcgtccgactGGAcgcgacgacatgccgtcttgggcgccgcgtcgcaAGGGCCACCAAGCcgacggccgcctcgatccACGGGCCCGCATGAGACCAAGTCGCCCTTCCTCCTACCgaagcatgcgctgcatcgccgcgctcaCTCCGCGTATGCCGTGCCGCGTGGTACGCTATTGTGTGGCTCGCCGGTCGGTGGACCGGAGGGCATAGATCCAGGTTTGATTGCCGCGATCCAGCACGATACACCTTCTCTCGCCTCCGCGCCGGCTACGAGACGCAGCATATCGCTCGCTCAGGTTTACGCGGCACCGACGACGCCCCCGTTGGATGCCATGCCCAGTCCGCTAGCAACGAGTCCTCGCATCGGACGCGACACGATCCgactgcagcgcatgccTCGCTCCGTCGCTATGGCGAATGACCCTGTGATCCGACCGCCGTCACAAGCACGCGACGCCCCCGAGATGTCGTCGCCCCTGCCGTCGCCTGTCGACGCCGACGGCATGAGCCGACCTACGATCTTGGGACTGGCGCTGGCCTTGCCAGGGCATACTAGCTGGCATGcatctgcgccgccgcccgaACACACCGACGCTCTGCTGGATGCGCGGATCCTGTGCGTGTCTCGAGAGACCaagatgcggcgctggcacCGCCAGCCACAGGGATGGGACGATGCCTGGCACCGCcatgcgtcgacgcacgGCGGCCAACGTGCAGGTGCGCACTGCGACGCCGTCCGACAATCGCTGGCCCAGCTGCATACGTCGTCGGCCCAGTACGCGCGTCTGAACGATGGCATCCGCGTGACATGCTCTCTgcccgagctgcgcgcctTGCGGCGCGCGAACGATCCGCCGGCGTCcaagcgcgacatggcgccgcgctcaaAGCCTCGCGTAGTGTCGGAAAAGGTCACGACGCATCGTCGAACCAGGCCCAAGGCCTCGGTCGACGATGCGTccgcgacgcagcgcgaaTGGCTGTGggacgagctcgtgcggGCCAAGGCCCTGTGCGATGCGGAGCTCGACAAGACCCTCGCAGGTCTGCTGCGCTTGTCCGACGACCTGCTGGATCCCGTGGATCCCGATAccacgagcgtcgtcgtgcccGTGGACGGGCCGATGCCGCTCTCGCcgatcgagcgcctggcctCGATTGCCGCCGACATTCGATCGACCAAGCCCCACGCCCTGCTCGACCGCCCTCAGCTGTGCGTCAGTGCCGTGACGAGCGTGCAGTCCCTCGGCGCGATATGGGACGCCCACCCGCTCTGGCCGGGACGCGGCTGGTacgtcgagctgctgctgacCCTCGCGGGGCTCAGTCGCGTGCTGGGATGGTGGAACGCCGAGCAACGCTTCTggagcgacgacgagatgCGGCCGCACAGCCAGCCTGTGAACGAGAGCAAGACGACCAGATCGCCGAGTCCTGCGTCATCGGACGCACccatgccgtcgtcgatcCTCCTCGAGCTCTCGCTGGacctgcgcatcgagtTTGTCAGCACCGTAtggcagcgcatcgtcgggACAGAGCCAGCAAGCACGTACGGAGAACCCGTGTCGAGCGTGCTCGCCTCGGGCAATGCAGCGCTGCTAGAacgagcgacgcggcaGCTCCTAGAGAGCCCGGGACACACGGTCGAAGTGGCTCTCGATATCGCTGTCGCCGGCACGCCGTCAGCGGACGACCCGCTGCCGATGACCGCGCAGGGCATGATGGTGCATCATCACGGCACGCCGATCCCATCGCACACGATGTGGGTCCTCCATGCGCGACAGAAGCACGAGCCGTCCACGGGCGAAATGCGTCAGGGCGGAGCGATCGGCGGCATGTCGTCCGACATGGAGGCTGTCCCGACGGACCTCGTCTTGTGCCGCATCTGCGagagcgacgtgcctgcGTGGTTCTTTGCGAAGCACTCGGAAATGTGCCATGAGCTCCACCGCCTCGAATTGTCGCTGCACACATGCAACGAGACGCTGTGGGCCCTGATCGAAGCCGCCTCGGCGGTGCGCACGACCTTATCGCAAGGCGCGGTCGCGGCCGTGTACCGCGATCACGAAGTGCGACtggatgccgaggcggctGCGCCGATGCTGGATGCGATGCTAGACGGCCTGAACCGAGCCATGTCCATTTCCACGCCGCACCTGCCGGACGATGCGATGCTCACCGAGGGCATGCGTCTCTTGTCACCGCGCAGTAACGGCCATGTCCTGTCGCTCAAGACGTGGTCGTGGGACCGCGACACGACTGACACGGCCCTGCTTCTCTTGTACGAGGACGTATCCGAGGCCATTCGGACCAAGATCCATGCGGTGAACCGCATGTGCAACACGATGGTGTATGTCGAGACAGTGCGGCAAGAAAGCGAAGACTTTGTGGCCTCTCTGATGCAGGACGAccacgacgaggcagcgAATACGACCCTGCACATCCACGACGAGCCCGCGCATCCACCGGTCATTGTCGACACAGCCCCCGACGAAATGGAAGACACACTCGCAGGCGTCAATCATCTTCTGCTCGACCCcatcgacgatgcgtccgacgacgatgcctgGTCCGGTGcacagcgtgcgccgaTGACCATACCGCGCTCCACGCTGCCGTCGAATCCAGAGCTGCtgtcgacgccgccgctctCGCCCTACGTCTCCACGTCGAACGATAGCAAGAGCCCACGTTtcggcacgagcgtcggAAGCTTCGTCCCCAGCTCCCCACACGTCCTGCCGCCTGCACAGACGCGCGCCACAGCTACATCGATCCGCGActttgagctgctcaagccGATCAGCAAGGGAGCGTATGGCTCCGTATTTCTCGCCAAGAAACGGACGACCGGCGACATCTTCGCGATCAAGATTCTCAAAAAGGCAGACATGATCGCCAAGAACCAAATCACGAATGTGCGTGCGGAGCGCATGATCTTGATGAACCGCACACAGTCGCCCTTCGTGGTCAAGCTGTTTTTCACATTCCAGAGCCCAGAGTACTTGTACCTGGTCATGGAGTACCTCCCCGGAGGCGactgtgcgtcgctcgtcaAGACACTCGGAGCGCTGCCCGACGAGTGGGCGCAACAGTACCTCGCAGAAATGGTGCAGGGGCTCGACTACCTGCACAGCACCGGCGTCGTCCACCGCGATATGAAGCCAGACAACTTGCTGATTGATCACCACGGCCACTTGAAACTCACCGACTTTGGCTTGTCCAAACTCGGCTTGCTCGGCCGCCATCGGCCCACACCACACACCCCGTCCTCCGCAGGCGACCTGCCCTCGACCTGGGCCGCCTCACGCCCTGGAAGCGCACGACTCTCGTCGCCCGTGCCCTTCACTCATGTGccggacgcggcgctcggcatATCGCCCATGTCCGACTCACCTCCGCAGACGGAGCAGTTCTTCCGCAGCATGTCCCAGGGCGACTCCAACGgacgcatcgtcggcacacCGGACTACCTGGCCCCAGAAAGTATTCTCGGCGTGGGCATGGACGACTTTGGCGTGGACTGGTGGGCCGTCGGCGTGATTCTCTTCGAGTTCTTGCATGGCTACCCGCCCTTCCACGCTGATACCCCGGCTGATGTATTTGACCGCATTCTCTCGCGTCAGATCGCGTGGGACACGGATATTCCTATCGCCCCGGACGCTTATGACCTGATGAATCGCCTCATGTGCATGGACCGAAAGCAACGCCTCGGAGCGAACGGCGTAGAAGAGATCAAGACGCACCCCTACTTCCACGGCATCGATTGGGCGCATCTGACAGACACCGACGGTCCCTTCGTGCCGCAGCTCACCGACATGGCATCCACGGACTACTtcgacgctcgcggcgccgtgccgcagTTGTGGCACGATGATCACGCCCGGAGCTCCGTCTCTACCGATCCGAGTGCGGTGGGCGGCGAGTCCGTCTCTAGTGGCTCTGGCACACCGAACGAATTTGGCGCCTTTAGCTACAAGAACCTCCCCGTGCTCAAGCAGGCCaacgacgacatgctccGTCGGATCAGGATGGAATGCGCCCACGgctcgccgtcgtcacCAGGCGCGAGCATTTCGTCCGGCAGCTCTCACCAGCTGCCCACAACACCCTCGTCCGCGAAGCCACAGCGGTCGTGGTCAGATCGCTCACGTGTGCGTGTATCTTCCGCCATGTCATCGCATTCTGACGCCTTGAAATCCGTACAGCGCCACATCctgctcgccgacgtgAATCCCGTCTCGCGCCAAGTGCTCCAGACCATGCTCCACAGCATCGGTGCACAGACCACCATGGCCACGGACGGAGCAGATctcgtgcagctcgcgATGGGCGATACGCTCTATGATGCCATCTTCATCCGGCTCGggatgcatggcatcgatgTGCAGGACGGCGCCCGTATGATCAAGTCCACACGCAACATGAATGCTCACACCCCCATCGTGGCCATCATCTCCGGCCACACCCACATTGACGTGGCCGGCAGCGTCTTTGATGCCGTGCTACCGCTTCCAAACTCACCCTCGTTCATCTCCCACCTCCTCACGTCCCTCCAGCACGAATCGTCCTCCTCCACCCACATGCTGGACGAAGCCACCAACATGGCCCTCGCCCAATTGGCTTTGTAA
- a CDS encoding phosphatidate cytidylyltransferase — protein MPTRSGTPLRTPSKSANSFDVLGVDHLNSEEDQKSLKNLSPMMTRSKTRAKSKASRSQLAPSNASQPSPKLSSDPALKSKTSSLRQRTPAAPTHAKAATSTAGATTPTTASQPPVFWKKVQERVIFSLLMIAGFTFNLAMGPSYMILLVLVLETLVYREVTALFNVPGRTLLSPQSQNEAEEEEDRMSQRESSREELWNKTLSWYFFAVCNFFLYGESLVYYFKHIIMVDSFFLRFAPHHRFISFMLYIFGFMAFVSNLKRKNLKHQFALFCWVHMSLMLIVLSSHFLVDNILEGIIWFWVPASLVICNDVFAYICGMIFGRTPLISLSPKKTVEGFVGALLITLVFAWFWAGFFQRFDYMVCPAVSLGMSAFHPPRCNVNPVFSLHKTPLPATLAHGLTAVMGRPITTVSWTPFQWHAVVMAAFASLVAPFGGFFASGFKRAFKIKDFGHSIPGHGGLTDRFDCQFLMGLFSYVYYSSLIRESRISVQMIMQMIITQLPIEEQKQLLYNLTSYLADEN, from the coding sequence ATGCCGACCAGGTCGGGTACGCCGCTTCGCACCCCCTCCAAGTCAGCCAATAGCTTTGACGTACTGGGTGTTGATCATTTGAATTCAGAGGAAGACCAGAAAAGTTTAAAAAATTTGTCGCCGATGATGACACGCTCGAAAACGAGGGCGAAGAGCAAGGCGTCTCGGAGCCAACTGGCACCATCTAACGCATCGCAGCCATCTCCCAAGCTGAGCTCGGATCCAGCCCTCAAATCAAAGACAAGCTCGCTCCGGCAACGCACGCCAGCTGCAccgacgcatgccaaggcggcAACGAGTACGGCCGGAGCTACGACGCCAACAACAGCATCTCAGCCTCCTGTGTTTTGGAAAAAAGTCCAAGAGCGTGTCATATTCTCACTTTTAATGATTGCTGGCTTCACATTTAATTTGGCCATGGGCCCCTCCTATATGATTCTGCtggtgctcgtgctggagACACTTGTCTACCGAGAAGTCACGGCTCTATTTAATGTACCTGGTCGCACACTGTTGTCGCCTCAATCCCAAAATGAGGcagaagaggaagaggacaGGATGTCACAGCGCGAATCGAGCCGCGAGGAGCTTTGGAATAAGACGCTGAGCTGGTACTTTTTTGCCGTGTGCAATTTCTTCCTGTACGGTGAGTCGCTCGTGTACTACTTCAAGCACATCATCATGGTGGACTCATTCTTTCTGCGCTTTGCGCCGCACCATCGCTTCATATCCTTTATGTTGTACATTTTTGGGTTCATGGCATTCGTCTCGAATTTGAAGCGCAAGAACCTAAAGCACCAGTTTGCCCTGTTCTGTTGGGTGCACATGTCGCTCATGCTTATTGTGTTGTCGAGTCATTTCTTGGTGGACAATATTTTGGAAGGTATCATTTGGTTCTGGGTCCCTGCCAGCCTGGTGATCTGCAACGATGTGTTTGCCTACATCTGCGGTATGATCTTTGGACGGACGCCCCTGATTAGTCTGAGCCCGAAAAAGACGGTCGAGGGCTTTGTGGGCGCTTTGCTTATCACGCTCGTATTCGCTTGGTTCTGGGCAGGCTTCTTCCAACGATTTGACTACATGGTCTGCCCGGCCGTGAGTCTTGGCATGAGCGCCTTCCACCCGCCGCGCTGCAACGTGAACCCTGTGTTTTCGCTGCACAAGACGCCCCTGCCTGCCACATTAGCACATGGACTGACGGCGGTGATGGGCCGGCCTATTACCACCGTCTCATGGACACCATTCCAGTGGCACGCCGTGGTCATGGCAGCCTTCGCCAGTCTGGTTGCGCCATTTGGTGGCTTCTTTGCCAGTGGCTTCAAGCGTGCATTCAAGATCAAAGACTTTGGTCACAGTATTCCGGGACACGGTGGTCTGACCGACCGATTCGACTGCCAGTTCCTCATGGGTCTCTTCAGCTACGTTTATTACTCTTCGCTCATTCGTGAGTCCCGCATTAGTGTGCAGATGATCATGCAGATGATTATCACGCAACTGCCGATCGAAGAGCAGAAGCAGCTGCTGTACAACCTCACCTCGTACCTAGCTGATGAGAACTAG